The Flavobacteriales bacterium genome includes a window with the following:
- a CDS encoding PIG-L family deacetylase has product MRILYIFPHPDDESFGPVIAMHHQLERGDDVFLLTLTKGGATKKRFDLGLSVEEMGELRHKEMLDVEKTVGLSGMTVLDMPDSGLSEMDPRAIASEIKQEIERLKPEIIVTYAVHGISGFHDHLVCHAVVKRLYLDMKDEGASYLKRLALFTIPDGGGPTFSGGIRLKHSSEENIDCIVTANTENREMMDKALDCYVTYQDTIAASGVRQSVGHHVYFEIFGEDHKPPLAELTDKL; this is encoded by the coding sequence ATGCGCATTTTATACATTTTCCCTCATCCGGACGATGAATCGTTCGGACCTGTTATCGCCATGCACCACCAGTTGGAGCGTGGCGATGATGTTTTTCTACTGACGCTAACCAAAGGCGGAGCCACTAAAAAACGCTTCGATCTGGGTTTGTCGGTCGAAGAAATGGGAGAGCTGCGCCACAAAGAGATGTTGGACGTAGAGAAAACGGTTGGTTTAAGTGGTATGACTGTTCTTGACATGCCAGACAGCGGCCTTTCGGAAATGGATCCGAGAGCAATTGCCAGCGAGATCAAGCAAGAAATTGAACGATTGAAACCTGAGATAATCGTAACCTATGCGGTGCACGGAATCAGCGGATTTCACGATCATTTGGTTTGTCATGCCGTGGTGAAAAGGTTGTATCTCGATATGAAAGATGAAGGTGCCAGCTATCTGAAGCGTTTGGCTTTATTCACAATTCCTGATGGTGGCGGACCAACATTTTCGGGAGGAATCAGGTTGAAACATTCTTCCGAAGAAAATATCGATTGCATCGTTACCGCTAATACTGAAAACCGCGAAATGATGGACAAGGCACTTGATTGCTACGTTACTTATCAAGACACGATTGCTGCAAGTGGCGTGCGCCAAAGTGTTGGCCACCATGTGTATTTCGAAATTTTTGGAGAAGATCACAAACCACCTTTGGCGGAACTTACCGATAAGCTCTGA
- a CDS encoding tetratricopeptide repeat protein — MITDEHIEEGKIALQKGELESALKRFQLAVDSNPVNHLAIYYVALCHLKLDKIPMALIEFDRALELSPNNVTYLSDRGVTKLRLKDTDGAMSDLNRCVELDPNYSYRYSLRAFVRNGFGDVEGAIADYKKAIELDPEDPITLNNLGMCEEQQGYKSSAQRRFEEADTLSMKAGDHTIQLTSEEREVKEVTNTYWDTIRSVFTNKEQRSEFLRFTGNLLKGNTGK; from the coding sequence ATGATAACTGACGAGCATATTGAAGAAGGAAAAATCGCATTACAGAAAGGAGAACTTGAATCTGCTCTAAAGCGTTTTCAATTGGCGGTAGATTCCAATCCCGTAAATCATTTAGCCATCTATTATGTTGCTTTATGCCATTTGAAATTGGATAAGATTCCTATGGCACTTATTGAGTTCGACCGCGCACTGGAACTATCGCCCAATAATGTAACGTACCTCAGTGATAGGGGAGTCACAAAACTCAGACTGAAAGATACCGATGGCGCCATGTCTGACCTGAACCGATGCGTGGAATTGGACCCGAACTACAGTTATCGCTATTCGTTACGCGCTTTTGTCAGAAACGGATTTGGTGATGTGGAAGGAGCAATTGCCGATTATAAAAAAGCGATTGAACTCGATCCTGAAGACCCGATCACGCTCAATAATTTAGGAATGTGCGAGGAGCAACAAGGATATAAATCATCCGCGCAGCGGAGGTTTGAGGAAGCCGACACGCTTTCCATGAAAGCTGGCGACCACACCATTCAACTCACATCTGAAGAGCGAGAAGTAAAAGAAGTGACAAACACTTATTGGGATACGATACGTTCCGTTTTTACCAATAAGGAACAGCGTTCTGAATTCCTACGCTTTACGGGAAATCTGCTAAAAGGAAACACAGGCAAATGA
- a CDS encoding UvrD-helicase domain-containing protein, which produces MPFKIYRSSAGSGKTFTLVKEYLRLALLAEKPDLYRGILAITFTNKAAEEMKTRVVNVLSKLASGSKEEDAMASLLMSELNVSESVLQMRAQQTLRHMLHHYSDISISTIDHFTHKVIRTFAQDLGLSINFEVELDTDRIKHEVVKQLLQMVGEDRVLTAALIDVVQSRIDEEGNWSIDALLEQFASTLFSEESRFHLERLRTIGLQEFNELRSELRSKLSASAARMVALGQSSLGEIQANGLSADKFFQGAKGIYGFLSNASKGSVKDPNSYVIKTLEEDKWMSGKATSADEMALDAIKMQLAENTRQIIQINAENWFLQLVFDHIYSIALLDEMQRIQQQLQTEEELLHIGEFNHIVSKVVMTETAPFIYERIGHKYKHFLVDEFQDTSVLQWFNLLPLIDESLAHDNLCLVVGDAKQSIYRWRGGDVQQFVQLPDIHRTDYLKEQLADQPQMSLVINQREQVLKANAEVENLAFNYRSSETVVNFNNALFSSLKTYMPESLQKMYEGNEQTPSSKRQGLVSLRFFPGESNREEYDAMVQDCILEWVRDCIADGFAAGDIAIICRTNKEAVKLAQYLISNELQVVSNESLLINSSPSVRLLVNLATFAHVPENRVNIAELIQNLGLVRNDTEMTSERLMFVNQRKDPTLVIQLLAELFPTLSWAALKQESLFGIFEHLKHAVFNNAKDAYITYFMDEVLGFGKTTGNDMSGFLEFWSEKRAKRSIALSENSDSIRLLTIHKSKGLEFPVVMHPYADYPDPRKKNSIWVYMDDERTKPLDRLRVQASDSLSATPFAEDLNREVAVQQMDMLNEMYVALTRAKERLYVSGKLKNANAKDSSPSTAIQYIFEHVSVLDSKVREQFSFQLGDRVKTEKKEGKKNDYVIASTGDPFWKQRISISRPSKERWKTADPNDARNLGILIHEAMATIETEKDIDAALALLVEDGRIGKAETESLKTKIQHLMSKDELVALYSDGKQIRNEADIQLANGKWVRPDRVVSADDHAWVLDYKTGGELKKHHQQMAVYKEAMHELGFEQVEGLLVYLDEERIVKV; this is translated from the coding sequence GTGCCATTTAAAATCTATCGTTCATCTGCAGGGTCTGGAAAAACCTTTACCCTCGTAAAGGAATACCTCAGGCTCGCCTTGTTGGCAGAGAAGCCCGATTTATATCGGGGAATTCTGGCCATCACTTTTACGAACAAGGCTGCTGAAGAAATGAAGACCCGTGTGGTCAACGTACTATCTAAGCTTGCCAGCGGATCGAAAGAAGAAGATGCTATGGCAAGCTTGTTAATGTCCGAATTGAACGTGTCAGAATCGGTGCTGCAAATGCGTGCGCAGCAAACGCTTCGGCATATGCTTCACCATTATTCCGACATCAGCATCAGCACTATCGACCATTTTACGCACAAGGTGATTCGAACCTTTGCCCAAGATCTTGGACTTTCCATCAATTTTGAAGTTGAACTTGATACGGATAGAATCAAGCACGAGGTGGTGAAGCAGCTCTTGCAGATGGTTGGCGAGGATAGGGTTTTGACCGCTGCGCTTATTGACGTGGTACAATCTCGGATTGATGAAGAAGGGAATTGGTCGATAGATGCGCTGCTCGAACAATTTGCTTCCACACTTTTTAGCGAAGAGAGCAGATTCCATCTGGAAAGACTCCGAACAATCGGACTGCAAGAATTCAACGAGCTCCGCAGTGAACTACGGTCGAAACTTTCTGCTAGTGCCGCTCGGATGGTAGCACTTGGACAGAGCAGTTTAGGCGAAATCCAAGCAAATGGCTTAAGCGCGGATAAGTTTTTTCAAGGAGCGAAAGGTATTTATGGCTTCTTGAGCAACGCGTCAAAAGGATCGGTTAAAGATCCCAATAGCTACGTCATTAAGACACTCGAAGAGGACAAATGGATGAGCGGAAAAGCAACTTCTGCAGATGAAATGGCCTTGGACGCAATAAAAATGCAACTGGCAGAGAACACGCGGCAGATCATTCAGATAAACGCTGAAAACTGGTTCCTGCAACTGGTGTTCGACCACATTTACAGCATTGCGCTTTTAGATGAAATGCAGCGCATTCAACAGCAGTTGCAAACGGAAGAAGAACTACTGCACATTGGGGAATTCAACCATATCGTAAGCAAGGTGGTAATGACCGAAACTGCACCGTTCATTTACGAACGTATCGGACACAAATACAAGCATTTTCTGGTAGATGAGTTTCAAGATACGAGTGTGCTTCAGTGGTTCAATTTGCTGCCGCTGATTGACGAAAGTTTGGCGCACGATAATCTTTGCCTGGTTGTGGGCGATGCGAAGCAAAGCATTTACCGCTGGCGAGGTGGTGATGTGCAGCAATTTGTGCAATTGCCAGACATTCATCGTACCGATTATTTGAAAGAGCAGTTAGCTGATCAACCGCAAATGAGCTTGGTGATCAATCAACGCGAACAAGTGTTGAAGGCCAATGCGGAGGTTGAAAATCTCGCTTTCAATTATCGTTCTTCAGAAACAGTGGTCAATTTCAATAACGCGCTGTTCAGTTCGCTCAAGACCTACATGCCCGAATCGCTTCAGAAGATGTACGAAGGAAACGAGCAGACGCCTTCTAGCAAACGCCAAGGTTTGGTTTCCCTTCGCTTCTTTCCAGGCGAATCTAACAGGGAAGAATATGACGCGATGGTGCAGGATTGCATTCTTGAATGGGTGAGAGATTGCATTGCAGATGGTTTTGCCGCTGGCGATATTGCCATTATTTGCCGAACGAATAAGGAAGCGGTAAAACTGGCGCAGTACCTTATAAGTAACGAGCTTCAGGTGGTTTCCAACGAATCACTGTTAATCAACAGTTCACCAAGCGTTCGCTTGCTCGTTAATCTTGCCACATTTGCTCATGTGCCCGAAAATCGGGTGAATATTGCCGAACTCATTCAGAATTTAGGATTGGTGCGGAACGACACCGAAATGACCTCCGAAAGATTGATGTTCGTCAACCAGAGAAAAGACCCAACCTTGGTCATTCAGCTTTTGGCAGAACTGTTTCCAACGCTCAGTTGGGCAGCGCTGAAGCAAGAATCGCTTTTTGGAATTTTTGAGCATCTCAAACACGCAGTATTCAATAATGCGAAGGATGCGTACATCACTTATTTTATGGATGAAGTGTTGGGTTTTGGCAAAACCACTGGAAACGATATGTCAGGATTTCTGGAGTTTTGGTCTGAGAAAAGAGCCAAAAGATCCATTGCGCTTTCCGAAAACAGCGACTCCATTCGCTTGCTGACCATACACAAAAGCAAAGGCTTGGAGTTTCCGGTCGTCATGCATCCGTATGCCGATTATCCTGACCCAAGGAAGAAAAATTCCATTTGGGTTTATATGGATGATGAGCGAACCAAACCGCTCGACCGATTGCGTGTACAAGCGAGCGATTCGCTTTCTGCCACTCCGTTTGCAGAAGACCTGAATCGTGAAGTGGCTGTTCAGCAAATGGATATGCTGAACGAAATGTACGTTGCGCTTACACGTGCCAAAGAGAGATTGTATGTGAGTGGAAAATTGAAAAATGCGAATGCCAAAGATTCATCGCCATCTACAGCCATCCAATATATTTTCGAGCATGTTTCCGTGCTGGATTCAAAGGTGAGAGAACAATTCAGTTTTCAACTCGGTGATCGGGTAAAGACAGAGAAGAAGGAGGGGAAAAAGAATGATTACGTAATCGCATCAACAGGTGATCCTTTTTGGAAGCAACGGATAAGCATTTCACGACCATCCAAAGAGCGATGGAAAACCGCAGATCCAAATGATGCTCGAAATCTGGGTATTCTGATCCATGAAGCGATGGCGACCATCGAAACAGAAAAAGACATTGATGCAGCATTGGCCCTTTTGGTTGAAGATGGTAGAATAGGAAAGGCAGAAACAGAATCGTTGAAAACGAAGATTCAACATCTTATGTCAAAAGACGAATTGGTGGCACTCTATTCGGATGGAAAACAGATCAGGAATGAAGCTGATATCCAACTTGCGAATGGTAAATGGGTTCGTCCAGACCGTGTGGTTTCTGCAGATGATCATGCTTGGGTGTTGGATTACAAAACGGGCGGAGAGTTGAAGAAACATCATCAACAAATGGCAGTTTACAAAGAAGCAATGCACGAATTGGGTTTCGAACAAGTGGAAGGTCTGCTGGTTTATTTGGATGAAGAACGAATTGTGAAAGTTTGA
- a CDS encoding cyclase family protein encodes MDVSVAHNGKNYYADLSTGIDLSIPVSENGKLNAYFAHPVRMEPFKMGDWVGEVALGAPVNYRDVHFNPHGNGTHTECLGHIDKTIYSVNKYFKQHHSVAQLISVAPTIMDNGDCIILADQLSALKQTDSVIIRTLPNEVDKRERNYSGTNPPFVHHLAITKLVQSGCKHLILDLPSVDREEDGGELLGHRAFWNYPTAPRMDCTITELAFIPSNVVDGLYLLNLQVAPFENDAAPSRPVIFPLEELG; translated from the coding sequence ATGGACGTTTCAGTTGCTCATAACGGGAAGAATTATTACGCAGATCTATCTACAGGAATAGACCTCTCCATACCGGTTTCGGAAAATGGGAAACTGAATGCATACTTCGCGCATCCTGTGAGAATGGAGCCCTTCAAAATGGGTGATTGGGTTGGTGAAGTTGCTTTGGGTGCTCCCGTGAATTATAGAGATGTTCATTTTAATCCACACGGGAATGGCACTCACACTGAGTGCTTGGGTCATATCGACAAGACCATTTATAGCGTAAACAAGTATTTCAAGCAGCATCATTCAGTTGCGCAACTCATTTCAGTCGCTCCAACAATAATGGATAATGGGGATTGTATCATTTTGGCTGATCAGCTTTCAGCATTGAAACAAACCGATTCGGTAATCATCAGAACATTACCGAATGAGGTAGATAAACGCGAGCGGAATTATTCCGGAACAAATCCGCCATTTGTTCATCATCTGGCAATTACCAAATTGGTACAAAGCGGTTGCAAGCATTTGATTTTGGATCTTCCAAGCGTGGATAGGGAAGAGGATGGCGGAGAATTATTGGGACATCGCGCATTTTGGAATTATCCGACTGCGCCAAGAATGGATTGCACCATAACCGAACTGGCTTTTATTCCATCAAACGTTGTAGATGGCTTGTACTTACTCAATTTGCAAGTAGCACCTTTCGAGAATGATGCGGCACCAAGCAGACCGGTTATTTTTCCGTTGGAAGAGCTTGGATGA
- a CDS encoding DNA/RNA non-specific endonuclease, whose amino-acid sequence MKNIIQLMLLLLTTTVVGQSRPEIHCKHFFGGFPFGAPATNDLIIHDIYALSSNDETKFADWVAYRLTIHEVDGELGLERNWKSEEWLDGDETLEASDYTGANGSEDYERGHQAPLGSFKNSLLASQTNLLSNITPQKSDLNQGPWVKLEDAVRDLILQGNKEVYVMTGPLYERTMPPLPKANETHKVPSGYWKVVILPSGPNSFQQAAFIMDQASGRNDSVISKIVSIDEVEKRSGLDLLWQLDDAQENNIEANTNMAWIKAWIK is encoded by the coding sequence ATGAAGAATATCATACAATTAATGCTCTTGTTGCTGACCACCACGGTTGTAGGGCAGTCAAGACCCGAAATTCATTGTAAGCATTTTTTTGGTGGTTTTCCGTTTGGAGCGCCTGCAACCAACGACCTTATCATTCATGACATTTATGCGCTTAGCAGTAATGATGAAACCAAGTTTGCAGATTGGGTAGCTTACAGACTAACCATTCATGAAGTAGATGGAGAACTGGGGCTTGAACGGAACTGGAAATCGGAAGAATGGCTTGATGGAGATGAAACGCTAGAAGCATCGGACTATACTGGTGCCAACGGTTCGGAAGACTACGAACGTGGACATCAAGCACCTCTTGGATCATTTAAGAATTCACTTTTGGCGTCACAGACCAATTTGCTAAGCAACATTACACCCCAAAAATCCGACCTCAATCAAGGTCCTTGGGTGAAACTGGAAGATGCCGTTCGTGACCTCATCCTGCAAGGGAACAAGGAAGTGTATGTAATGACAGGTCCGCTTTACGAGCGTACCATGCCGCCATTACCAAAGGCCAACGAAACCCATAAAGTACCAAGTGGCTATTGGAAGGTTGTAATTCTCCCATCGGGACCTAATTCTTTCCAGCAGGCAGCCTTCATTATGGATCAGGCAAGTGGCAGAAATGATTCGGTGATTTCCAAGATCGTGTCCATTGATGAGGTGGAAAAACGCAGCGGTTTAGACCTTCTTTGGCAATTAGATGATGCCCAAGAAAACAATATTGAAGCGAACACTAACATGGCATGGATCAAAGCGTGGATTAAGTAA